From Salmo salar chromosome ssa04, Ssal_v3.1, whole genome shotgun sequence, one genomic window encodes:
- the LOC106602217 gene encoding erythroblast NAD(P)(+)--arginine ADP-ribosyltransferase-like, whose protein sequence is MARQKILTFAVMHFIQDWTLGVDSKMVHLHQPGLNFPVPLDMVPNSIDDKFKHCTEKMYKKVQEEYLPNENPTEGIFKQAWMKAEGCATIEKVKKRFQKDKSKYNPEELTHDHIKAICAYTAEEPEIYSVFNQAVRTNRTECTTSFQFHSLHFLLTDALRLLKENQLGCHTTYRRSNMSVKVNKVIRFGFFASSSLDKGISKRFGEKSCFEITTCFGAYLKSFPKLGNHEKEVLIPPYEEFRVIAVLKKENDRNLWCDVVYKLKNIKAPRSNLNCKLFK, encoded by the exons ATGGCAAGACAGAAGATCCTAACCTTTGCTGTGATGCATTTCATCCAGGATTGGACTTTGGGTGTGGACTCCAAGATG GTTCATCTCCATCAGCCTGGTCTCAATTTCCCTGTACCCTTAGACATGGTCCCTAACTCTATTGACGACAAGTTCAAACACTGCACTGAAAAAATGTACAAGAAGGTGCAGGAGGAATATCTTCCAAATGAAAACCCCACCGAAGGGATCTTCAAACAAGCCTGGATGAAGGCAGAAGGATGTGCAACTATTGAGAAAGTGAAGAAACGATTCCAAAAGGACAAGTCCAAGTACAATCCTGAAGAACTTACACATGATCATATCAAGGCTATCTGTGCTTACACAGCAGAGGAACCTGAGATATACTCAGTGTTCAACCAAGCAGTCCGGACCAATAGAACAGAGTGCACCACCTCCTTCCAGTTCCACTCCCTGCATTTCCTGCTGACTGATGCTCTCCGCCTCCTGAAAGAAAACCAACTGGGCTGTCACACCACATATCGAAGAAGCAACATGTCAGTAAAAGTTAACAAAGTAATCAGATTCGGCTTCTTTGCCTCCAGCTCTCTCGACAAGGGAATTAGTAAAAGATTTGGAGAAAAGTCTTGCTTTGAGATAACAACGTGTTTTGGCGCTTACCTGAAGTCCTTCCCCAAACTGGGGAATCATGAaaaggaggtgttgattccaccGTATGAAGAGTTCAGAGTTATTGCTGTGCTGAAGAAAGAAAATGATAGAAACCTTTGGTGTGATGTTGTGTACAAACTAAAAAATATCAAAGCCCCCAGGAGTAACCTGAATTGCAAACTTTTTAAGTA